From Ananas comosus cultivar F153 linkage group 2, ASM154086v1, whole genome shotgun sequence:
GCTTTTAGAGGAATATTGGGATCTTATGCCAGCTTATCAGGTTAgtattgagtttttttttaaaaaaataatttcttattttattttatttttattacattgttTGTATCATATTTATCAAGGCCATATCTCATAAACTTTTACATTGTGGTATAAGTTTCTTGACGCAAAAGGAACATTTTATTCTTCGTAAGAGAGTCATTGTAGGTGAAACATCTGAATAAAGGGAATTCATTTTCAGCATAATGTGAAACTTCTTAAAGATCACATTCTCAGCGAAGTAAAGGAAATCTCTGGAAGTTATATTATGTAGTAATGTAGTATTATCATAATCCATTTGAAACCTTACCTTCATTTCATGATTCAAGTTAGTTTATTACATTTATCACTTACTTCTAAATGATCAGTTGTTATGTCTATTCTGCTTAATAGGGCATATCTCTTGACCAATTGGAAATTCTTAGAGTCATCTTCGGCATTTTTCCTACTTATCGTGATAGGTAACACCCTGATTAACTATGTTGTGGAGTGAACTCTTCTTGTACTTTTGTTTCTCAGCTATGTGTTTTTCTGATACTAGGGATACTTGTGCATATATAAGAATATTCTTCGTCCTTTTCCCTCCTTACTCTATTGATTTGGACCCATATATGTTAAGGAACCATGCACTTTGAAATGATCATGAACCTAGTATTAGTCCCGAGTCAGAACTGATTTTACGATTCAATTATTTCATGTTTCTCCTGCAAAGTTTAGTTGTATTCATGGAACTTTGTggaattcaaaataaaagtttactTTAACTTCTATTCGTTTGCATTTTGACACCTCTCATAATCTCAATTCTTACAGCCCCTTGTCAGCAGCATTTGATCGTGTTTTACAGGTATATGATATTGTGATTCCTTTTGACTTAATGAATGCCTGCTAAGTCATTCTATTCTTTATTCTtcaattattttcatttaataaGTATACTGCAGGTTGGTGATGCTAGTGGAATCCAGTCACCAGTTTCTTTTGGAGGTTTTGGGAGCATCATGCGACATTTAAGCCGGCTTTCAACTGGTATATAGGGCTTAAATTGATCATTTAAGTTGGACCATTCACTTCACCGTGTAAGAATCGAAAAACAACATACAATGGATGAAATTGTGAAATTTCATGAATAAGTTCTACAATTTGCAAACTGTAATCATAAGTTGATCACCACAAGTAGCGAccatttaaaaaattcttttgatgTTCTTTTTATCAAAATAAGTGCTAGCATTCCTGTTGTTAGAACGCTAATTAGTTAAACTCATTATTCTCACATTATCTGGCTGGCATTTAGAGAGGGATCTAGTGAAAGGAATAACAAACGTTATATTAATTTGGGTGGAAATCTGAATTTACCTTACACTTCATACGTTTCAGTGAAGAAACAGATTCCTAGGGAAAGCAACACAAATTATAGGATGTGATCTTtatgttctatatgttattTGACCATGATTTTTAGAAACTTACATCGATGAATGCAGACTAACATTCCTTTTGGTTTTCGGAGATTAAGGTATATATGAAGCAATGGCGGGAGATCTCTTAGATTCACATAGTTTGCGGTTGCTAAATCCTTACTTGGTTAGTATTTCCAGTTCAACTTTACTAAGATAATCCAATGCAAAGGCCTTAACATAATTCTTCATGTTGCAGCCAAATTTAAGTGCATCATGGTTGTTTCAGAGGGCAATGTCGGCAAGGCCACGTGTTGATGTTTCACCAAATTTTATTAATGAGCTTCTTTATGTGAATTTTCAATCCATGCAGGTAGAGCTTCTTTTTCCATAAAAGCTTCCTTATAAATTACATGCTTATGTAGCTTTGATTTTTGAAATTCTTTTGTGGAATCTCATTATATTTCACCAGAAGCTTGGGGATTCAGTTCTTCGGCCATTTCTCCAGGTTGTTAGTTGGTACATGATTCTAATTCATTCTttctaattttactttttcctATGTAAAACTGCTGGAAATATTTAGTTTTGCTAGCCTGCTGTCTTATAGTTGACATCACGCAAGCTCTTGTAATAGAAATTAGatgtaatttaatattattgtgCATTTGTAGGATGTAATACAGTTTGGTCCTCTGGTAAAAACTTTGGGTTCTGTTATGCTATCCCAGCCCCTGATCATACCCTCAATATTTAAGCAGGTGAAGTCGagattatcattttttttccctgcATCTAGTAATTTAAATTTGCAAGGTACTTCTTTTAACTAACAAAGCATTTTCCAATAGATTTTCCCTGAGATATAAATGACTTTGTCGAATGCATCTGCATTTTTATATTGATATTTTGCTGGAGTTGTGAAAGAATCTGCTGCTATTTTTTGTTGTtgctttatttaggttggaacTGATGTGATCCTTGACTGGTCGGTTCATTTTATGATGCTTGGCTATTACACGTTTCTATCCAGTTTTATTGATCCTATCATTAGGTACACGGCCATAGCTGTTTATTTAGCATGCATGCAGATTTTTCTGGTGCTACATTTTGCTGTTGCTTATGAAGCAATGACTTTTAAgaccttttcttttaaatatttattatgaagGTCATGGGTTGAATCCCTACCACCAAAGAAGAAATATGAGTGGAGACGGCAGTTGGAAGCATGGAAGTATGGAGCAGGTTTAGATTATAATCAAACGGAGTAAATGGCTCGGAAAGAGAACTCCAGATCTAAGGTAAGCTGGTATAGTTTTACTCTGCTATATAGAGAGATCAATTTGGTGTTGTTTCTTTTTGcaatgttttaatttttgaaaatttttatcgaGTTTTTTTTTAGAGGCACTATTTCATCAAATTAccattttttacatttttgaaatttctcctctttctttctttttattttacgGAGAAAAGAGGATGGCTAGTAAATTGGTGATCTGAAGTTTATCATATTGCGAACCCCACCTCTTGGAACTCCTCTTGTCATCATACACTAATAAGATAGAGTACGAATATACATGCCTATGTTGGGAACAAGCACTTTAGTATTGTTAATGTCggattaagcattttgggccacaCGAATCAGGCCAAACAAGTTGTTAATACAAGTTGACTAACTGAATCATTATATTTACCTAAAAAGAGTTTCCCAGATGCAAGTACATAGGATATGTTTGTAAATAGCTCTCAATTTATTTACAAACATCTGCTATGTACTTGTAAGCCATGTCAAACAATTTGTTTGTAACTCAAACTTATGTTTGGTTTGTACACATGCAATGcggaaaaggaaaggaaatgaCATCTCTGTTTGAACTAACATTGAAATGTGATGCTGAATCTAAAGAATCTGtgtgcatttcttttattttcttcctgATCTCCGTATCACTTAAGGTGTTGTTCATGAATAACTGTACTAGTAGCTTCTTGTTTGGTCTGATAGGCTTGCCATAACCCATATAAGTTCGATGTCCCTGATCAGTAATCAGATAAGTAGAGTTAGGAAAGGCCAATTAATCAATTTTCAAGCCGATATAGAAAAGTTCGCAGTCTATTTTACCTGTAAGGAGCGTGCCATGTTTCCTCCATGGCTTGCTATGAAGAGCTGACTCCTGAGGCAGACTTCATAGTCTAATGCAGCGAGCACTGATGGTTTATGCTTAAGAGCATCGAGTTCGCCGTGCCTTGCTAGGTTCCATTTGTTGAATAATTTGGGGAACTGTGATTTCAGTGGTTGAAGTgctttttctcctccaaaagGTTCACCCCCAGCCCAGTAGATCCTTGTGTCTTCAGATGCACCAAGTCCTTTTAGCATCCTATAAGACAGAAAGAAGATTAACAATGCCTTAGTAGAGAGCTGCAGTAGTTAAAACCAAACAATGAATGAATAATACTACCACAGTCGAAAGGACAAGCATGTTAATCCAGGATTATGGGTCCAAACCAACTAGTCGTATACTCACTAAAGCAGGAGATAAGATTAAAATGCCAGTGGAGTGTACCTAGAGATCTCATTGGCATTGAGGGGGCAAAGACCGGCATGGTAACGCTGTTGGGCTGTGAGCTTAGTACGAGATGTTAAGAATTGAGGTTTTGATGCGCGTTCATTTGCAATCAAAAGGTCGGCTTCCGCACCTAACCCTGAGTGGCAACCTGTTCTAACCCATACATCCTTCTCTAGCCTTAGATGCAAGGCCATGTATGGTCCTTCCACTCTCATCCTAGTAATGAATTTCTCTGCAAGATCTTCAATCCATGGTTGGAACTTTAAAGCCTCAAAAGCCACCTACAAGATTTTGTATGGTCCTAGTTTTAGTCGcataagttaaattttgtatgaACAAATTGACTTTGAGGACCACGAAAGGTCTTACCTTGCATCTTAGCTTTTGTAGGTCAGAGGAGAGATTCTTGGCGAGTCTAGAGTCAAAAGCTCGGAGAAGAAGAATGCTGTCCCTGCTAAGCTGCAGAGGAATATCATTGATCCATAGGTTTAGATAGGTCTAAG
This genomic window contains:
- the LOC109703660 gene encoding uncharacterized protein At1g04910-like produces the protein MSSHSYISITQKPISLIKLKQPKSSSKHKLLLQLLPSPRRAGRFFVPFLAIWALLNFSQLPLPPLSCGRFLPRLRPPLRPHDEFWRWAQATTTVHAQPCLSFSESYRNTSSDQDTTTATAPRKYMIAVVSGGLNQQRNQIIDAVVVARILKAALVVPVLQVNQVWGDESEFGDIFDVGHFKMTLKDDVAVVSTLPATHLMRRRVRAPVMPFNADEDWVRTNYMHKLSRDSILLLRAFDSRLAKNLSSDLQKLRCKVAFEALKFQPWIEDLAEKFITRMRVEGPYMALHLRLEKDVWVRTGCHSGLGAEADLLIANERASKPQFLTSRTKLTAQQRYHAGLCPLNANEISRMLKGLGASEDTRIYWAGGEPFGGEKALQPLKSQFPKLFNKWNLARHGELDALKHKPSVLAALDYEVCLRSQLFIASHGGNMARSLQGHRTYMGYGKPIRPNKKLLVQLFMNNTLSDTEIRKKIKEMHTDSLDSASHFNVSSNRDVISFPFPHCMCTNQT